CCAGCCCTGGGTGCGCTGGAAGGCCTCGACGGCACGCCGGTCCGCCTCGCCCCAGCGCGGCCCCGGCCCGACGGCGTAGAACCTGCCGAACCCCTTGCGCACCAACTGCCTCCCGAGCCGGGTGACGTACGCGTTGCTGGCGCCGGGCCGGAACATCGCCCGCCCCGGGTAGCCGGGGACGCCGTGCGAGGCGGGCGGGGGTCCGACCGCCCCGTCCTTCACGTCCTTGCCCCGGCCCGTGACCAGCAGCTCCCAGGTGCGCGGCCCGGGCAGGCCGTCCGCGTCCGCGCCGGTCCAGCCCTGGGCCAGCTGGAAGGCCCGGGTCGCCCGCCGGTCCGCGTCCGTCCAGCGCGGCCCCGGGCCCGAGGCGTAGGAGGCGCCGGCCCCGCGCGCGACGAGCATGCGGCCGAGCAGCGTGACGTACTTGTTGTGCGCGCCGGGGCCGAAATACGCCGCCCCCGGATACGGCGTGGCGGCCGGGGCGCCGGGCTTCCCGCTGTCCGGCTCGGGCTCCGGCTCCTCGGGGGTGAGGCCCTTGTAGCGGTAGGGGACGTACTGGTCGGAATCGCTCCAGTACGCGTACGGGGTGGACTGCCGGCGGGTGTGCGGGCGGGTCTGCTCGTAGGCGATGTAGTAGCTGTGCGTGTAGTCGGTCCAGCCGCCGAAAATGGTGACGTGCGAGCCTTTCTCGGGGGCGGACGCGTTGTGGAACAGCAGAATGTCGCCCGGCTGGAGTTCCTCCTTGGAAATCCGCTCCCCGTACTGGGCGAGACTGCCCGTCCATTCGTTCCGGGGCAGCTGCCAGGCCATGGAGACATAGCCGGAGCAGTCCTGCCGGTAACCGTCGGACCAGTAGGCGGTCATGCTGTACGGCACCTTCGCGGCGACCCAGGTCTTGGCCCGGTTGATGATCTCCGCCCGGGTGGTGGCGGTGGGCTTGAGGGAGGCCGCGGGCTTGGCGGGCCGGCCGCCGGGGCCGTGCAGCGGGGCCTTGCTTCCCTGTGGGGTTTCGGGCTCTTCACCTGCGGAAACGCCCTGGCGGTGGGGGGCGTGCAGGGCGGCGGCGGCCGGTGCGGTGTGGCCGGCGCCGAGTGCGGCGGAGGCGACGGCGGCCAGGGCGAGGGCGCGGTGGGCGGCCGGGTGGGCGGTGGTGCGGCCGGCCGGGGAATGCGGCAGGACGCGGCGCCAGTGGACGCAG
This genomic stretch from Streptomyces sp. Go-475 harbors:
- a CDS encoding peptidoglycan-binding protein, with translation MESPVFEEFDPASDCDCPGCVHWRRVLPHSPAGRTTAHPAAHRALALAAVASAALGAGHTAPAAAALHAPHRQGVSAGEEPETPQGSKAPLHGPGGRPAKPAASLKPTATTRAEIINRAKTWVAAKVPYSMTAYWSDGYRQDCSGYVSMAWQLPRNEWTGSLAQYGERISKEELQPGDILLFHNASAPEKGSHVTIFGGWTDYTHSYYIAYEQTRPHTRRQSTPYAYWSDSDQYVPYRYKGLTPEEPEPEPDSGKPGAPAATPYPGAAYFGPGAHNKYVTLLGRMLVARGAGASYASGPGPRWTDADRRATRAFQLAQGWTGADADGLPGPRTWELLVTGRGKDVKDGAVGPPPASHGVPGYPGRAMFRPGASNAYVTRLGRQLVRKGFGRFYAVGPGPRWGEADRRAVEAFQRTQGWRGGAADGYPGPETWRRLFS